From a single Ascaphus truei isolate aAscTru1 chromosome 2, aAscTru1.hap1, whole genome shotgun sequence genomic region:
- the ACBD7 gene encoding acyl-CoA-binding domain-containing protein 7, translating into MSPQADFDKAAENVKKLKTKPNDDEMKELYGLYKQSTVGDINIDCPAMVDVMGKAKWEAWNSKKGMSKEDAMKAYTAKANELIAKYGM; encoded by the exons GCAGATTTTGACAAGGCAGCAGAAAATGTGAAGAAGTTGAAGACCAAACCAAATGATGATGAAATGAAGGAACTTTATGGCCTCTACAAACAGTCAACTGTTGGAGACATAAATATAG ACTGTCCTGCAATGGTAGACGTAATGGGCAAGGCCAAGTGGGAAGCATGGAATTCAAAAAAAG gTATGTCAAAAGAAGATGCCATGAAGGCCTACACTGCCAAAGCAAATGAGCTGATTGCTAAATATGGAATGTAA